A genomic window from Carassius auratus strain Wakin chromosome 19, ASM336829v1, whole genome shotgun sequence includes:
- the LOC113119193 gene encoding sperm-associated antigen 1A-like, with protein MGNSQKKGPGHGEGGGPHSQPGTPGHKRSPGNNTASSKEVHGKSPAVNGTLPAGKIQEEPQGSGPAHSGTAGASCNLDAPCGALPPPLARLKNEGNMLFKNGQFGDALEKYTQAIDGCTEAGIDSPEDLCILYSNRAACYLKDGNSADCIQDCSRALELRPFSLKPLLRRAMAYETLERYKKAYVDYKTVLQIDISVQAAHDSVHRITKMLIEQDGPDWREKLPEIPMVPLSAQQHRKDEPSADVLQARADRAQQEKARKAEARFTLLKQEGNDAVKNGQFQDAVDKYSECLAIKPDECAIYTNRALCYLKLEGFAEAKQDCDSALQIEPNNKKAFYRRALAHKGLKDYLSASTDLQEVLQLDPNVQEAEKELETVTNLLRESLMANSQG; from the exons ATGGGGAATTCACAGAAGAAGGGCCCCGGTCACGGAGAGGGAGGGGGCCCGCACTCTCAACCTGGGACCCCGGGACACAAGAGGAGCCCTGGAAACAACACAGCCAGCTCAAAGGAAGTCCATGGGAAGAGCCCGGCAGTCAATGGCACCCTTCCAGCCGGCAAGATCCAGGAAGAGCCTCAGGGCTCTGGTCCGGCACACAGTGGTACTGCTGGGGCGAGCTGTAATCTGGACGCCCCATGTGGGGCCCTTCCTCCTCCACTGGCCAGGCTCAAAAATGAGGGCAATATGTTGTTCAAAAATGGACAGTTTGGGGACGCGCTGGAGAAATACACACAGGCCATCGACGGATGTACAGAAGCTG GTATCGACAGCCCGGAGGATCTCTGTATTCTGTACTCCAACAGAGCTGCATGCTACCTCAAAGATGGAAACAGCGCAGACTGCATTCAGGACTGCAGCAG GGCTCTGGAGCTCCGCCCCTTCTCGCTGAAGCCCCTCCTCCGGCGGGCGATGGCCTATGAGACTCTGGAGCGCTACAAGAAAGCCTACGTGGATTACAAGACAGTCCTGCAGATAGACATCAGTGTGCAGGCGGCTCACGACAGTGTGCACAG AATCACTAAAATGCTGATCGAGCAGGACGGTCCTGACTGGAGAGAGAAGCTTCCAGAGATCCCAATGGTTCCGCTTTCGGCCCAGCAGCACCGTAAAGATGAGCCCAGCGCAGACGTCCTTCAGGCCCGCGCAGACAGAGCCCAGCAGGAGAAGG CCAGAAAAGCAGAGGCTCGGTTCACACTGCTGAAGCAAGAAGGAAACGACGCGGTGAAGAACGGCCAGTTCCAAGATGCTGTGGACAAATACAGCGAATGTCTGGCCATCAAACCTGATGAATGTGCCATCTACACTAACAG AGCGCTGTGCTATCTCAAGCTGGAAGGTTTCGCAGAAGCCAAACAGGACTGTGATTCTGCGCTCCAGATCGAGCCAAACAACAAGAAAGCATTTTACAGAAGAGCACTAGCACACAAAGGCTTGaag GACTATCTGTCAGCCAGCACTGATTTACAGGAAGTGCTGCAGTTAGATCCGAACGTGCAGGAGGCGGAGAAGGAGCTGGAGACAGTCACTAACCTGCTGAGAGAGAGTCTTATGGCTAATTCTCAAG GTTGA
- the LOC113119194 gene encoding DNA-directed RNA polymerases I, II, and III subunit RPABC4, producing the protein MDPQKDIPPPKQQPMIYICGECHTENEIKARDPIRCRECGYRIMYKKRTKRLVVFDAR; encoded by the exons ATGGATCCTCAGAAAGACATTCCTCCTCCTAAACAGCAGCCGATGATCTATATTTGTGGAG AGTGTCACACAGAAAACGAGATCAAGGCCAGAGACCCCATCAGATGCAGAGAGTGCGGTTACAGGATCATGTACAAGAAGAGGACCAAAAGAT TGGTTGTTTTTGATGCCCGATGA